TTTAATGGGGGCCTTTTTGTGAGACATTAACCTCCAGTAGCTGTTAGTGGAATTGGACGGCTGTTAGTCAAGGAAGGGTTCCTGTTAGATCCGCCGTGCTAAACGAGACCCAGCGGCTTCTGTCCCCTCTCATTCTGTGAAAGctatgcagcagctgctttattcTGCAACTCCAAATCGTTTCTCTTCCTGTGATCAGTGTGTGCCGATTACTCAAAGCGATATAGGTGGGGTCCGGCGCGCTAGGGTAGTCTGGATTATGAAAGGTCATATGTTCATATATACTGCAGTGTTGCTTGCTATCTATGATGTGTTGGCCGGGACCCTGCTGTATCGCTTTGCACAGTATAAAGTAGTTAAAAAAACAGTTgaataacataaaataacataataaaatgttatttatgttatttcCCACGTGAAGAACTCCTGTAAACCTTGCAGTATTGAAACTCAGTGAACAAGGCATCTTAgacaagctgaaaaacaaatggtGGTACGATAAAGGTGAATGTGGAACCAAGGACTCTGGAAGTAAGGTCAGTCGCTGCAGGTCTTTTCATACTGAAATGCATTTTGACCTAACTCTTCATACGCAAACATCCGAAGCATATACATTCTAATCGACATGCTAATCACGCGTATGTGCTTGTCTGCTCCGAGGAGAACAATTAAACCCTAGATCTCCCTCCACACATAGTGAAATTGACATCCACTCCGATCATGAGTCATCACATTAAGTTTTTAAAGTGCAGCAtgctcacacacagcctctATTCATACCATTCAATTTTGAAAAGTTGAACCATAGAATTGCAACCATTATACTGCTATTTTGTCCCCCGGTAAAACTAGCGCTGGCGCTGGCGCTCATCTGTATGCAGGCCGCGCGCGTTAACCCTGACATCACCGGCTAGTTTCCCAAAGGCATCGTTATTCTGACAAAGTCGAAACTGACCTTTAAATACCACCCGAGCGCAAAACGGTCAAGCGGTATTTAAGAGTCACGTCTCATAGATGGAATGTCAGCATCaggaccacccccccccccctttccccacctcctccacattCAATTAATTGCAAGAAAGTAATTTACCTTTTAGATTAAAATCGAGAGAAGTCCCCTTTAGGATCACGAAATCTCCCACAGGCCCGCGATGCAGAGGGCAAAGCTCCCGTACTGTACATTCAAATAGCAGCAAAATGGTTCAATTCGCCTTCCACAGCCTGTCACTGTGATTGTACCGATGCGGTGTGTTGAAGTTGAGCAGCTACAGCGTGCTAGTGAACGGGGGGTTTAACCTGTAGACCTGTACGACCACGACCGCCTTCCTTTAGAGGATAGTGAGCAGCTCTCTCTACATTCACCTTCACAGCTCTGCAGAGTAGACAGTCCAGGCAGTTTACCTACTTACAAACATCATTAAGCGTGACTTAACTTCAGCTCAGAGGGTTGAGGGACACGAGTAGCGACCTTTTCCAGTTTGTGTCTAGTCGCAGTGTAGCAGGATGCACGTGTACATGTGTTCTTGAAGCCGCTTGAAAGCGTCTTAACGGTGGtgtctaccccccccccccccaggacaAGACAAGTGCACTAAGCCTGAGCAACGTGGCAGGAGTCTTCTATATACTGGTCGGAGGCCTGGGCCTGGCTATGACCGTGGCCCTGATAGAGTTCTGCTATAAGTCACGGCAAGAGACCAAAAAACTGAAGCTCACAAAGAACTCGCAGAACTTTAAGCCAGCGCCTCCGGCCAACGCCCAGAACTTTGCCACATACCGCGAAGGCTACAACGTGTACGGGACGGAGAGCGTGAAGATCTAGAGGGTGAGGCCCTTTCACTGCTTTTTGGacttcccagcatgctttgcagcattcaaaCTGTAACGGATCCCCTGCACGTCTTTCGTCCCGCAGGGATGAAACGTGCACACTCTCCCTGGTGCATCTGGACggaagccgccgccgctctgcgTGACCcccgacacccccccccccccccccccccccccccccccccccccccccccccccccccccgaggccGGCTTCCTGGAGGCAACAGCCTTTTTTTCGCCATCAGCTTGCGCACAAGCCTACAAAGTCAACAAGCGCTGGTTGTGGGCCGCGAGGCCCGTCACACTCACAGAGGGCAACAGGGCTTCTGCTTCTGGAATCATGGGACTTGCCTCTCGCAGTGCCTTATGGAGCATTTGAGCATCGCGGCAATGCAATTAAAATTCCACTCACTCAAAAACGACGACGACGGCAACAACACAAAAGAAACACCGGTGGAACTATGGGGCGAAACGTCATACGGGACGACAATTAGATAAACTGTTGTAATTTCACTTGTTTTCtatctgaagaaaaaaaaaagccatgatttgcagtggaaacagaaactggagtACGGACATACTTTTGTGGTGAAACCTTAAGTTGGATAAATGTTATATTTAGTGAAGTAAAgtcatttttcttgttttagtaTAAGGATATTTTCAGTGTCATAATATTTAGGACAGGCATCGATCAATAGGGTTAAGCATCAGTAAAGCGGACTTCACACTCCCCCGATTCTTACTTAGACACTAACAATCTGAACGTAGTGGTCGTCTGAACCTGCTTAGGTGGCGTCACTGTCGAAGCCTGTCAGACATCATACACACTGACTCTGTATCCACTTAGATGCTTGTTTTAATCAACTGCGTGAGACTGCATTTCTTTCAGCTGCCACCATTTTTCAAACAGccatttttattattgaagCGGCGATCACGTGGTGCCATACTGGGACAGCGGCCTCCTTTTAACGTGACAGTGGTTTCAATGGTCTGACACCGTGTACACACTGGTTCCCATGTAAATGCAACTTCTGCATTCTTTGGTAAACGACAACGCGCCATAGCTTCTTCTGGTCGTTCAGCACAGGCTTCGTGTGTCTATGCATCACGCAGGAGGTGAGCTGTACATTGAGGAAAGAGCTGCGATAGAAACGCGTACGTTCCCACGAGCAAACGTTTGATGGACTTACGGAAGAGCCCAAAACTGCTACAACCCATGTATGCATACATTTGTTTCGATCATCCTTTTCTCCCCTGAAGTGCATGTGAATTTGACGGTAATTCTGCCAAACTGCAACTTGAAATGGACCCTAGTTCAGTCAGTGTCCGATGATGATATTTGATCCAGTTTGGTTTGAAGTTTTTCCGGGTCATTTGTGAGAGTAACTCAACCATGGGAGTTGCATGTATGGACACACTGAACCTCTTGGAGAGGCCATGTACAaaggattttattacatttcctTAATAAAAACAGGTTTATATTCACCTTTTAGATGTTCATCTTTTTTACATGTAAAGACAAATTACATACGTAATGTCACTGTGAATGTTGGACAAAGGTATTTTGTCAAAAGATCATTTTTACCCATTAAAAACAATCTTCTGCCATTTATGAATTTGTTCAATTTATTTTCTCTATTAGTTTTTTGGTAACAACCTGGATGACTTGACATCATCTCAGTGTTTCTATGCTTTCTGCCTTCCGTTTGAGGTATAAGAATAAAGAGAGACAATATGAAAGTGACACACTAGGAAAActattgtttattaaaaaaaacaaaaacaaaacaaagcttaCACTCATTGAGTACAGCAGATAAAATCTCCAAAAGTGATTCTGAAACATTTGGAGTGCAGAGTGTCAGAATTTATTACAATTCTACATTTTCAAATCAGAAATTGAAGCGAAACTggtattttttttgttttataaattaTGTAAAAACCAGATTAACACAAAATCACAAAAGTACTTTCAAGGACAAACCAacctaaaaaaaagaaagaaagaaagaaagaaagaacatgaTGTGAATTTCATGTTACCCTCTTTATTATTATACACAATATACAACTGGTCCTTTGAATCGCTTTCCTCATTTGTGACTGTCTTACACAGATTAAAAGTtggagataaataaataaagagtatCTAAATATCTCAAACAGGATGAGGTAAGTGAGTACGGAAAGCGTGTTAACTCCAATATAAACGAGCAAAGGGCAAAGCCTGACAATGTACAAGAAAACAAAATTCAAGCACAAGAATATTGAACTCATTAACGGACGCTACCAAGATAATTTAATACAGTAACCAATTTTCTAATTAGAGTAATAATGTTGTGattagagcagcagcttttgctcgtactgaaagaaagaaaccaaatAACACtatccaaaaacaaacaaatattgcAGCTTGTTTATACTGACGGGGGAAATAATGAGGTGATCTGCAGGTGCAGATGCTAACACGGCTAACAACACTTGGGAAAGAAGAACACGGGCAGAAATTAGTTTTTAAGAACATAGTACAGATGGAGTTCAAATGTCTTGCAGATAAAAGCACAGCTTCtccagttctgctgctgcacacgagGATCAGAGACaaggagaaaaaacacacatcagatACTGACAACAGGGCTGCTGTATCTAGTGCTGCTTAGAAGCTGAGCGCGGCTTACCTTCACTGATTAGTGCACATTATCTGTGCTTGTCAGAGGACTTATGAGTGTGACCGTTAAGGTAGATTAATCAAATACTGAAATCCAGTACTGAATTACCTCTGAACACATTTGTCAAATTACATGAGCGTGTACATCCTCCTCCACTGTACAAGGATGATACTAAAAGGCTTGATCTACTACAGGGCAACATGATAGTTCAGACAGTGTCTGATAACACTAACTTATATTCAATTACAGACaatgattaaaatattattGGATTTCACAGGCGTCAGTGTGCAAATAAATGCCAGTAACGAGGGAAGTGAGCAAACTGGGGCTGTGCTGCTTCTGAAACCTAAATAAAGGGCACAGGGgtttgaggaggagagaggaggatgcaGGTTTAGGAAACTGAAATTAGACAAGTCCAATTGTTACAGGCTGGGGATTAGTGCACTAATTATGTTTACAAGAAAGTCCTGTTGGCTGGCTTCCCAATGCAATATGGCAGTTATGACAACCCTCAACATTTATTGTGTGCAAATGTGTTTAGTGGCAGAATAAACGGAGGTAATCTCTCAGGGTGGAAGCAGAACCGCTGCAGTGAGTAGTTAAACCCAACACATAACAACACTACAGTTGATCTCCAAACGAGCCTGATCAGCCAGTGTCGCTGTGTTTAAGGATattgctttttttcttcctttcctccgctgctctctctcttttctttcttctctgcttTCTCATGTCTGGACTCCTGGAACATGAAAGTAAGGTCGTCAGCTCAAAACTACCTTCAACTATAGTGTTTAAGTATTAGGGTGTGACTGAGCGTATTGGTTGAAGACAAAAACGATGTGCACAAAGGTCAGGAACTAcaagcaaccccccccccccccacacacacacacacagagtgtgtgACGTGGTCGAGTGAGCAGCTAAACTGACCTTTTTGCCTCCAGATGACGTCCGCTCAGGCTTCACAGACTCTGCCTTCTCTTTACTAGAAGATTTCGATCTTTTGCTCTTCTCTTTCTCAGCTAAAAGTGGGGAGTCAGATGGACTTGTGCTTTTGCTGTTTTTGGAGGAATCTAGAAAAGATGACTCTGTCAGTTTGTTGTGATCACATTGTGGTTTATGAGCGAACGGCTGCGTTGGACTCTGAGGACAGACTTACTGGTTCCATTCTCATCCTTTCTGCGTTTGGACTCTTGGCTCGTCTCACGGTCATTGAGTGTGTGGTCCTAAAACAACACGTCAGTCAGTGGTCGGGTGGCTGCCACTTCATTTTGAATCCAACTTGCCATGAGCACTTGCTAACTTCAGAACAAAGTAATCACAATTTCACCACGACGACCTTTGCTGCAAAATACTGACTCGTTTTCTGTCTTTTCGatccttttcttccttcttctctttgGATCGACTCTGTGAGTTCTCCAAATCTTTCTTCTCTATCTCCCCCTCTCTGCTCTTGGACCGGTCTACTGAATTGTAGATGATGTGGTGCTGCAAAGATATTCAAACGCCAACATAACAACATAGAAATGTTAATGCTGTCAGGGCGGCCTTAGTCGTTACTAAAAgtagtttagtaattaatatGGATCTAGACGACTCCAGGTAGGAGTTCACTGATTAGATCATCCCCAATCCTCCTGCAATTTAacataattattaaaatgtactTTGCAGGAAATCTATCAATCCTATTTGTGCGGGAGCATTAATGTTACGCCGTTGGTGAAACAGGTAATCAATCACTTGGAGCAACAGTGCAAACTACAACACAGAAAATCACTTTAGCAAACGCAGCTGTAACAGTCTCTCAGGAGTGTGTGTACAGACATACATAAAACatccctgctgctgtgtgttataCATCACTTACAGCATTATCTACTCATGTACTGATAGCAGTATATAGAAATCATATTACACATACAACCCATACGTAACCTGTCTAACAGAAACTCATGGTCCTAAGCGTGCACACGGCTGCAACCAACCAATCGTTTTCACACTCTAATACGCAAGTATTAGAGATAATAAACAAGGCGAAGAGTAAAGCTTGTTTTGCATTCATACTAAACTTCTATCAGATTTATTAAACAACAGTGTCAGAAATAATCAACGTGAAGCTAATCCTAAAGTCAACTATGCTTCTTGGATGTTAATGCTTTGGGTTTAAATTAGCAATTTGTATCATCGGTAAACAATTAGACTATGACAGGATGAATCAGATAATAATTCTGATACCAGCTCAAATATTGGGCCTGGAAATTGAGAAACTGCCAATCAAATGAGCTCACCTGAAAATACCTTCACACAGCTTTCAGGATTACAACCATCTTCAGCAATCGTGACGGAAATGTCAATCGTTAAAGTGTGGGAGAAGCTCTGCACACTTAATTTCAAAGCCATTACAAAAGAATGTATGCATTTCGTCTGCTTTGTTTAAGACGTTTCATGTAAACCTGACACTTCAGGCACCTGAACAAAGAAAACGCTTTAGTAGCAAAGTCAGTTCAAACCTTGGATGCGGTCTCCTTGGGTTCGTTGTTATTGTCCTGTAGGGATGAATGGAGATGACAGATGAgctgggagggggtgggggttgggagGAGGTTTGTCAGATAGCAGTAGAGAGTTGGAGGAAGGGGTTTGGGGGAGCTGGGAGTCAGGGCTGGCCGGACCAACAGCAAACTTCTCCCTTGAACACTGACCTTCAAGGACTAAGGCTTTGAAAAGGTTATTACATAGAGAAGAGTTTATAAGCTCAACATCTGGAATGTCAATACTTAAAATAGAAATACCCTGAGCATACATGAAATAACTAATAGCCATAAGACTACAGACATGTTTCAGGCAGCATAATATATAAGTTCTACAGCGCAGCTGGTATTCAGTACATCTAAAGTGCAAGTGCTATAAataatgtgtgtatatatatatatatatatatatatatatatgtgccTGTGTTTCTAAGACAAATCACTCATAACTCAAATCACTTATGTGCTTTACTGCATCCCTACATAGGTTAACTGTTGCTGTCACTTACAGTTCAGGAATGGATAAGACACATGGAGCCTATTTCTCTGGAGGAAGAGTTAAATAAAGACCTATCACAAGCTTCCAGTAGGTTTGGGCAACACTCCAGACGgttcaggcttcacccactctTTCCCTCATTCTCTCTGTAGGTGCAGGCTTTTATTCCACTCTGCTTTTTGGCTGATTCAAAACTGCGACACTTTCTCCGACGATCTCCGTTGCTGGTGACTCTGATTCTCCACTGAACGGTTGCCAGGAGGTAGTACAACTGTAGACGCTGATGGCTGGTAGCTGTGGGGATGCTGCAGGGGCTGGACCAGCCCGGGCTGCCTCAACATGCGTGGTGTGACGTGGAGGCTGCATGCAGGCCGCTCTGACAAACGGAGACAGAAGGGGGATGGacgatgcagctgcagctgcagcagagaggtgcTGGGTTTGCTGGACGCCGTCTGACTCGCTGCTGGATCCGGGGACGTTGAGGGGGAAAGCGAAATACTTAACATCACTTTAACAAATAAATCTTCTCAGCTTGCAAAACgggggggggaaaaaaaaaaatctcggGCATCATTACAAGTAGTGAAATACTGCTCtccgtggaaaaaaaaacatctttgccACTGGAAAAGACGAAAGCTCTTGACTTGACAGGCCATTTTACATCAGGTGAATAATATTctcaaaaaatgcaaaaaatccACAAGGAATATAGAAATGCTTAAAAAATTCCTTCTTCCCAAGGCACACCGACTGCTTTCATTAATATCAAAATAGATAAATATTTCAATATGAAAATACTCAATATACACAACATTCTCTTGGCTAAGTCCTTGGGGAGTTTCCTCCCAATTTCACAAAAATATGCTGAAGTCCATGGAATTTTTCTTCAACTCCCATGGATGTGTTTGGAACTTCCAGATGTCATGCCTGCAATTTCGACAACTCTCCTTGATGATCTTCAGGGCTGCTGGAATGTGCAACGGCAGGGAACGCTCCGGCAGATAGAGAAGAAACGGGCACAGCCTTCCTCAAGCCATACTAACCTTAACAGACGAGGAGTGGGATGGAGAAGAGTGAGTGTCGAGCTTTCGTCTTTTGTGATCTGCAACGATAAAATGCAGCGAGTGTGAGCTTTTGGGAGCACGAGGCTTCTACTTAAAAGCCTAATTAGAAAGATTACTTTTATTGATGCCGCAGCTGGAAATAAGCTTCTTACCCCTCTCAGATTCAGCCGACTCTGATCTGGGAACTGGTGACTTGAGGGACCCGGCCACAGCACTCCTGTCTCCTTTCTCCTTGGTCTTGGCCTCCTTAATGGCATCGCGCTCCCTGGTTGGCTCCATGGGCTCCCCGTTGCCGGTTTTGGCCTTGTCGTCTTTGCTGATCTTTTCCTCTGCCTTTGCTTTCTCGCGGTCGGCCTTGGGCGTCTTCTCCTTACCCTCACGAGCCGCCCGCTCCTCCTTCCCCGCTCTCTCGTCTCTCTGTTTCTCCCGGCGgttctctgcctttgtctcgGGAGTGCTGCCCGGTGTCTTTTCCTTCTTAtcttttttctccttcacaCTCTTCTCTTTGTCATCCCGTTCTTTTACTGCTTTGGAGCTGAAAAAGgacaaatataatataatattctgCTGATCCAACAACAGGATTAGACCTCTGGTAGGCTGCACTATTGGAAAGCTGCCATTCCTAAGTGTCTTTTAGACTTGGTTGAAGTAACTTTATATCAGGGACGCTGTTGAGGCCTACCTGTTCACAGCACTGTTCCCGTTGCTGGTGGTCACTTTGGCTGCTGCACTGTTGGCTTTGTTCACTGGCTTTGTGGACCCCTGAGATTTGTCTTTTCCCCGATCTGCATGAAGACAATATGAACACTACTGATATACATGCTTGCTCTGTGTTTAAATTAGTGATCTTTAGTCATCTTAATCTTTCTTAAAACTAAGTAAGCACATCTTAAATAGGAGTAGCTGAGGTTAGCAAAGCACAGTAAGGATTCCAACCACATGGCAGGCTCACTAACCAAATAAAACTTTCGATGTAGTGTGTTAAAAACAACTGTGCCCCACTCACCCCCCTCCTCTGAAATCCCTTCTTCCGTCTTGTTTGCGCTGGTGGCGGGCTTGCCTGTGCTGCCGGGGCCGTTCTGTTGATTGGCTGGCGTGGCACTGCGTGCTGGCTGCTCCTTGTGATGAAACTCGTTTTCAGGGACCATGTGCACCTTCTGGCTTTTCAAACGACCTGAATAACTGCAAGACGCATAAGGGGTTTGCACAGGGCACAGACAAATCCTCAAAAGAACTTCTGAATGTCACATggtgtaaataaaataactcTGAGAGGCAGAGAATGTCAAGCATTAACATTTATCAACTTTAGCCTGCAAGGCCTGAATCAAACGTCAGCTGAACTAACCTCCCATGTCTGTCCTATACTGTAGCTATAAAGGTAATGATCATTCGACTTGCCGAGATCTTCTACAACCTTTCTAATCTTCCATTTTCACATCAATGCTATAATATCTGGGTTTAGTCAACATACcaatgtattcatttattaatgatTTGGGCAAAGTTCTACCCATATTGTCATGTTAAATTACATATGTTAAGTGTACGCTCCGCACAGAGCGAACAACACACAATGCTGTGTTACCCCATTGCTAAGGCATAAAGGTCTGGCCTCTTGTCCTTCTCCTCTAGGCAGATCTTGTGGACCCGAGCCTCTAGTGCTTGGCCGAGGTTGAGGACCTTAGGGTAGCACGGCAGGATCTTTGTAAGCACAATAAGTATATTCCTAATGTGTGTGTAATCGCCTGTCTCCAGGCAGTGAACTGAAGCCTGTCagggacaaagagagaggaCACCATTAATCCACCAAGTCAAGTCAATTGTCATTATGTTTCATTTATCAATATTATTTTCAAAAAGCTCACTTTAGTCAGCATGTAGTGCCATTTGTGCACCACATGCCTAAAGTTTTCATAATCCAGTTGATCTGCTTTATTCCCACCATCAAAACCTGTGGCTCTGAAGATGGTCAGGAAACCGGGGTAATTGACACACTcctacaaacaaacaataaaatattatatattaattcTCAGATCATAATGGAAcagaatacaatacaataaaataaacttcAGTAAGCCCCGACTAGAGATTTACACTTCAACTGAATGAATATGTAAATCAAAGTGTAGCGAGCAGGATGAAGTGGACACCTTCTCATAGGTTGAGCGGTCACTGTGCCAGCGGGTCACTGTCTCCAACATACAGCATAGGAAGCGTCCATAACGATGGGACTCATTCTCTGTACAACTGGCCACAGTGTAAATAATAGCAGAGAACACCTGGAGCACAAGAGAAAATGTTTGCATTAGTAAAGTGCAAAACAAATCCACACTCTATAATGGCTGCAAGGAGGCTGTGTAGAAGAAGTATATATACCCTGTCGTAGCACAGGAGGGTGCAGAAGTTTGGTGTCTTCTGTTGGTGGACCAGCTCGACGAAGCGGGCACAGTAGACGGCATCGATGGAGGAGAAGATGCAGCGAGGGaacagacagagctgcaggaactTTGTTATGGTCTCATTCTTTGTGGATTCTATCAGTAGGCATTAAAGGTATATTAACAACAGAGACAAATGGGACAACAAACAAAGGATTTCTCTATTACAGGTGCTGTGGATGTCATATTTGTCTCAATGTCATCAACTAGTCCTCACATGTTAACTGCTTCTACTATTGGAACAAATCCATGTTTTTGTCTATAAAAAGTAATCAGCTACAGTAAAACTTTCCGAGACCAAGATGCGCCACTACTGTCAGGCACAAACATCAGGAAACTTACTGGCCAACAACCAATTGTCTTTCTCCAGTTTAAGGCGGTGAAGAACCCTCTGAACATGTTCCGCCTgctttttctcttcctcctgaAGTTTTTCCTGCAGGGCAGTACAAcgctctttctccttctttttcttattcAAGGGCTACATTGGGAATGAATTAAAGAAACATATAAGATTAGCTAGATTAGCTTATAAGATAAGCATAGAGAAATAAGTTCAGTAATAAGATCTGAAGCTTGATGTCATTGTTTGAGAACAAAAGGTATTATTTAAGCTGCAGCAGTAACACTATGTGGTATTGGATGTGGCCCTTTAATGATGTGATTGATGTGATCAGAGCTCTGTGCAGTGGATATATGTACTACTACGAACTACTCACGATCTCTGGGTTTTCCTCAATTGCTTTGATCTGGGCCTTGAGCTTGTTGACCTCACGCTCATAGGCAGACTGAGGGACAGCCAGGTCGTACATGGTGAGGGACCAGAAGGTGGCATAGAACTGAGGACGGAGGTCGTCCCAGACTCTGGCGGGATGGAGTGACACCACCGCTTCATGCACTGGGGTCATCACTTGCTCACAAGCAGTCACATACTTGTGGGCCTTCTGCTGCTGGCGGTTACCTTTCTCTGCTTTCTTTAGCTCATCATACTTAGACTGTGGATAAAGAGCATTAGGTCAAGtccttattttctttgtttgtctgaAATTTTGTCTTagtgaaaaaataaattgttcTAGCTTTGATCTTATACAAACTAGATTTTATGAGAAATGATAGATTCAagaccttaaaaaaaaaaacgatccACTCACCAATATCTGATGGGCGTACATTGGTCGAGAGAGGAAGAATGCAGCATCGTGTGGCGTGTGGAACTGGTTGCAAAGAACATCAATGGAAGGAACCCGTTTGATGTAGTCCTCGGTGCTGAGGTTTGAGGCCAGAAAGCCACCAAACTGCACCAATGTGTCATGGCACTGCAAAAACAAGAAATTACTTTGAAAACAATAGCAAAAATACTAAGtgtacaaacatgttttagatTTATCTCAGTACATAGGAAGTAAGCCATTTCTGAGTGCCagcaaattttatttttttgattacATTTGGACAGGGTGTAATACCTGATCATAGAGGTGGCCAACAAGCTTAAGATGTTTTTCTCCACCTTCTAAGAACACCACACCATTTCGCTGCTGAGCCATTAGCAGACACAGTGGCAGAGCCAGTTCGTGGTCCAGCAGTGCATCTTTCAGGCGCTGCGATGACTT
This Betta splendens chromosome 14, fBetSpl5.4, whole genome shotgun sequence DNA region includes the following protein-coding sequences:
- the thoc2 gene encoding THO complex subunit 2, translating into MATPILPGEWIKNWEKSGKQEFVQLCKELTEKTDHGSELRDMQAALYELCWQVVQGNLKLDLVVTVLGDMMELRDDMSSILADVFCILDIETGALEDKNKRDHYTQLVGACLIFVPEATLKERLDPETLESLGLIKQAHQFNQKIVKIKTKLFYKQQKFNLLREENEGYAKLITELGQDLSGNVTSHLVLESIKSLIGCFNLDPNRVLDIILEVYESRSDQDEFFLSLIKSYMCEPLTLCHILGFKFKFYQEPNEETPKSLYHIAAALLHHNLIELEDLYVHLMPLDATIIEEHKRDISEAKQIARKLVMVVLPSEKNDDKEKEKEKEEEKNEKPPDNQKLGLLEALLKIGDWHHAQSIMDQMPFFYATSHKAIALALCQLVHLMVEPLYRRAGVPKGARGCVMHPLKNKRAPQPAENFEDLRRDTFSMLCYLGPHLSHDPILFAKIVRLGKAFMKEYQSDGRPDVKDKMDTLLSCFLSIADQVLLPSLSLMECNACMSEELWGLFKLFPYQHRYRLYGQWKNETYSSHPLLVKVKAQTVERAKYIMKRLTKDNVKQSGRQIGKLSHSNPTILFDYMLSQIQWYDNLIVPVVDSLKYLTSLNYDVLAYCIIEALANPEKEKMKHDDTTISSWLQSLASLCGSVFRKYPIELAGLLQYVTNQLKAGKSFDLLILKEVVQKMAGIEITDEMTSEQLEAMTGGEQLKAEGGYFGQIRNTKKSSQRLKDALLDHELALPLCLLMAQQRNGVVFLEGGEKHLKLVGHLYDQCHDTLVQFGGFLASNLSTEDYIKRVPSIDVLCNQFHTPHDAAFFLSRPMYAHQILSKYDELKKAEKGNRQQQKAHKYVTACEQVMTPVHEAVVSLHPARVWDDLRPQFYATFWSLTMYDLAVPQSAYEREVNKLKAQIKAIEENPEIPLNKKKKEKERCTALQEKLQEEEKKQAEHVQRVLHRLKLEKDNWLLAKSTKNETITKFLQLCLFPRCIFSSIDAVYCARFVELVHQQKTPNFCTLLCYDRVFSAIIYTVASCTENESHRYGRFLCCMLETVTRWHSDRSTYEKECVNYPGFLTIFRATGFDGGNKADQLDYENFRHVVHKWHYMLTKASVHCLETGDYTHIRNILIVLTKILPCYPKVLNLGQALEARVHKICLEEKDKRPDLYALAMGYSGRLKSQKVHMVPENEFHHKEQPARSATPANQQNGPGSTGKPATSANKTEEGISEEGDRGKDKSQGSTKPVNKANSAAAKVTTSNGNSAVNSSKAVKERDDKEKSVKEKKDKKEKTPGSTPETKAENRREKQRDERAGKEERAAREGKEKTPKADREKAKAEEKISKDDKAKTGNGEPMEPTRERDAIKEAKTKEKGDRSAVAGSLKSPVPRSESAESERDHKRRKLDTHSSPSHSSSVKDNNNEPKETASKHHIIYNSVDRSKSREGEIEKKDLENSQSRSKEKKEEKDRKDRKRDHTLNDRETSQESKRRKDENGTNSSKNSKSTSPSDSPLLAEKEKSKRSKSSSKEKAESVKPERTSSGGKKESRHEKAEKKEKRESSGGKEEKKHHKSSDKHR